A genomic segment from Flavobacterium inviolabile encodes:
- a CDS encoding anthranilate synthase component I family protein, translating to MRTAIAKQIPNPEAFKRQLLLWARQFREIIFLDSNDYPQQYGSYDAVLAADAFTSIKTDYQNAFEDLRQYQSQAKDWLFGYLAYDLKNDTEQLHSNNHDGLHFPDLFFFQPKKLFLLKGNDLEIRYLNMCDDEVDSDWDDIQSVTEYQEVIPQNNRIQQRISKVEYVDKVSTMLHHIHRGDIYEANFCMEFFAENATIEPFEVYRKLNAISQPPFAVFFKNNSHYLLSASPERYLRKEGTKVISQPIKGTAKRHTDILQDTEAKTILAQHPKERSENIMIVDLVRNDLSHTAEKGSVKVEELCGIYSFKQVHQMISTVVSEVSKAISPVEIIRTTFPMGSMTGAPKISAMEIIEALEETKRGLYSGAVGYFTPEGDFDFNVVIRSILYHAAEQYVSFSVGSAITAAALPEDEYEECLLKARAMREVLEGNRE from the coding sequence TTGAGAACAGCAATTGCAAAACAGATCCCTAATCCGGAAGCCTTTAAAAGACAGTTATTACTTTGGGCGCGACAATTCCGGGAAATTATATTTTTAGACAGTAACGATTACCCGCAGCAATACGGTAGTTATGATGCTGTTCTGGCTGCAGATGCGTTTACGTCCATCAAAACCGATTATCAGAATGCTTTTGAAGATTTAAGACAATACCAGTCGCAGGCAAAAGACTGGCTGTTTGGCTATCTGGCTTACGATCTGAAAAATGATACGGAACAACTGCATTCGAACAATCATGACGGCTTACATTTTCCCGATTTGTTTTTCTTTCAGCCTAAAAAACTGTTCTTGTTAAAAGGAAACGATCTGGAAATCCGCTATCTGAACATGTGTGATGATGAAGTCGATTCCGATTGGGATGACATACAGTCCGTTACGGAATATCAGGAGGTAATTCCTCAAAACAACCGTATTCAGCAGCGTATCAGCAAAGTGGAATATGTAGATAAGGTTAGTACAATGCTGCATCATATCCATAGAGGGGATATTTATGAAGCCAACTTCTGTATGGAATTTTTTGCTGAAAACGCAACAATAGAACCGTTTGAAGTGTACCGTAAGCTAAATGCCATTTCCCAGCCGCCATTTGCTGTCTTTTTTAAAAATAACAGCCATTATCTCTTGTCGGCTTCACCGGAAAGGTACCTGCGGAAAGAAGGAACCAAAGTAATTTCCCAACCGATAAAAGGAACGGCTAAGCGCCATACTGATATACTACAGGACACCGAAGCTAAAACAATACTGGCACAGCATCCGAAAGAACGTTCAGAAAACATCATGATTGTCGATCTGGTACGGAACGATTTATCCCATACGGCCGAAAAAGGCAGTGTAAAAGTTGAAGAACTCTGCGGAATTTACAGCTTTAAACAAGTACACCAGATGATCTCTACCGTTGTTTCGGAAGTCAGTAAGGCAATTTCACCGGTCGAAATAATAAGAACCACCTTTCCGATGGGCAGTATGACCGGAGCACCAAAAATATCGGCTATGGAAATAATCGAAGCACTCGAAGAAACCAAAAGAGGACTGTATAGCGGTGCTGTAGGTTATTTTACACCCGAAGGCGACTTCGATTTCAATGTGGTCATCCGGAGTATTCTATACCATGCAGCGGAACAATATGTTTCGTTTTCTGTGGGCAGTGCCATTACAGCGGCGGCTTTACCCGAAGATGAGTATGAAGAATGCCTGCTGAAAGCCAGAGCCATGCGGGAAGTACTGGAAGGAAACAGGGAATGA
- a CDS encoding protein-disulfide reductase DsbD family protein has product MKKLTSLLLLFFTFLSTQAQILDPVKWKTSVEKKSDNEVVLVFEAAIDNEWHMYSQFTPDGGALPTVFTYKDSKGNYEIVGKTKESEYKKVFNDVFEVDEYYFANKARFTQTIKVTNPNLKSVKAAISYQVCKEACIQQDKTFEFVLPALKIAASEATAGSVSDTLQTAATVDTAAVKETVAAVDTAKPIGKKEEQKGLFTIFIIAFFSGFAALLTPCVFPMIPMTVSFFTKQSKTKAQGIKNAVIYGISIILIYVLLGSLVTAIFGADALNALSTNVWFNIIFFILLVVFASSFLGAFEIMLPNSWANKVDRQADRGGIIGILFMALALAIVSFSCTGPIVGTLLVEAASKGGIAPIVGMLGFSLALALPFMLFAMFPGWLNSLPKSGGWLNTVKVVLGFLELALAFKFLSNADLVLQLHLLEREVFLAIWIAIFGVLALYLFGKITLPHDSPLSHISVGRLYMGLLVLMFTVYLIPGLWGAPLKLISGFPPPMTYSESPYGVGNAKGGSSTASEKLPDGAKLGAHDIMAFTDYEKGMAYAKSVNKPVLLDFTGFACVNCRKMEDFVWSKPEILAVLKEKVVLISLYVDDKRELPENEQYVSKETGKEIVTVGNKWSDFQITHYKANAQPYYIILDNQENRLSEPVGYTPDAEEYKLWLDTAIAKY; this is encoded by the coding sequence ATGAAAAAATTAACCTCCTTACTACTTCTTTTTTTTACTTTTTTAAGTACGCAGGCACAGATTTTAGACCCCGTTAAATGGAAAACTTCCGTAGAGAAAAAATCCGATAATGAAGTTGTCCTGGTATTTGAAGCCGCTATCGATAACGAATGGCATATGTATTCACAGTTCACTCCGGATGGAGGGGCATTGCCAACCGTTTTTACCTATAAAGACAGTAAAGGGAACTACGAAATAGTAGGAAAAACAAAAGAAAGCGAATATAAAAAAGTCTTTAATGATGTTTTTGAAGTAGACGAATATTACTTTGCCAATAAAGCCCGTTTTACACAAACGATAAAAGTAACCAATCCGAACTTAAAATCGGTTAAAGCGGCAATTTCATACCAGGTTTGTAAAGAAGCCTGTATCCAGCAGGATAAAACCTTCGAATTTGTACTTCCGGCTTTAAAGATTGCAGCTTCCGAAGCAACAGCAGGTTCTGTATCAGACACACTCCAAACGGCAGCAACAGTGGATACGGCAGCAGTAAAAGAAACCGTAGCAGCAGTTGATACAGCAAAACCAATCGGTAAAAAAGAAGAACAAAAAGGACTGTTTACCATTTTTATCATTGCCTTTTTCTCCGGATTCGCAGCGTTGCTAACACCTTGTGTATTCCCGATGATTCCAATGACGGTAAGCTTCTTTACCAAACAAAGTAAAACTAAAGCGCAGGGAATCAAAAATGCCGTGATCTACGGTATCTCGATCATCTTGATTTATGTATTATTAGGCTCATTAGTAACCGCAATATTTGGAGCAGATGCCCTAAATGCACTGTCTACAAACGTTTGGTTCAACATTATATTCTTTATCCTTTTAGTGGTATTTGCCTCTTCATTTTTAGGAGCATTCGAAATCATGTTACCCAATTCATGGGCGAATAAAGTAGACCGCCAGGCAGACAGAGGCGGTATAATTGGAATCTTGTTCATGGCACTGGCACTGGCAATTGTTTCATTCTCCTGTACCGGACCTATCGTAGGAACGTTATTGGTTGAAGCCGCATCTAAAGGTGGTATCGCGCCAATTGTAGGAATGTTAGGATTCTCATTGGCACTGGCATTACCGTTTATGCTATTTGCAATGTTCCCGGGCTGGTTAAACTCCCTGCCAAAATCGGGCGGCTGGTTAAACACCGTAAAAGTTGTGTTAGGATTTTTAGAATTGGCATTAGCGTTTAAATTCCTTTCCAATGCCGATTTGGTATTGCAATTGCATTTGCTGGAAAGAGAAGTATTCTTAGCGATCTGGATCGCCATTTTCGGAGTTCTTGCCCTATACTTATTCGGGAAAATCACCTTACCGCATGACAGTCCGTTATCGCACATTTCTGTAGGAAGATTGTATATGGGACTTTTGGTATTAATGTTTACGGTCTATCTGATTCCGGGACTTTGGGGAGCGCCTTTAAAACTGATTTCAGGATTCCCACCGCCAATGACCTATAGCGAAAGCCCGTATGGTGTTGGTAATGCCAAAGGCGGAAGCAGCACAGCAAGTGAAAAACTGCCGGATGGTGCTAAATTAGGCGCACATGATATTATGGCATTCACCGATTATGAAAAAGGAATGGCGTATGCCAAATCGGTAAACAAACCGGTATTACTGGACTTCACCGGGTTTGCCTGTGTGAATTGCAGAAAGATGGAAGACTTCGTATGGTCCAAACCGGAAATACTTGCTGTACTGAAAGAGAAAGTGGTTTTAATTTCGCTATATGTAGATGACAAGCGTGAATTACCTGAAAACGAACAATATGTTTCCAAAGAAACCGGAAAAGAAATCGTAACGGTAGGAAACAAATGGAGTGACTTCCAGATTACCCATTATAAAGCCAATGCGCAACCGTATTATATTATTTTAGACAATCAGGAAAACAGACTGTCAGAACCGGTGGGCTATACTCCGGATGCAGAAGAATATAAACTATGGCTGGATACCGCTATAGCCAAATACTGA
- a CDS encoding YdeI/OmpD-associated family protein, which translates to MSKPQFYFKNDKEWREWLHENHATSQGGELIFYKVGSIFESMRWEQAVKVAICYGWIDSTVKRIDDERRKQTFSPRKDKSVWSKLNKTYIEKLIAENLMHESGLAKIETAKQNGSWTSLDAVENHEIPEDLQLAFNQNKVAYTNYQNFSPSYRKGYLYWLNHAKREETRNARIVEIIKLCEQNLKARP; encoded by the coding sequence ATGTCTAAACCCCAATTTTACTTCAAAAATGACAAGGAATGGCGCGAATGGCTTCATGAAAATCATGCTACTTCTCAGGGGGGTGAATTGATATTTTATAAAGTGGGAAGTATTTTTGAAAGCATGCGTTGGGAACAGGCGGTGAAGGTTGCCATTTGTTACGGATGGATTGATTCTACTGTAAAGAGAATAGATGACGAGCGTCGCAAACAAACTTTTAGCCCTCGAAAAGATAAAAGTGTTTGGAGTAAACTCAATAAAACCTATATCGAAAAGTTAATTGCAGAAAACTTAATGCATGAAAGTGGTTTGGCTAAAATTGAAACAGCTAAGCAAAATGGCTCGTGGACTTCGCTTGATGCAGTTGAAAATCATGAAATTCCTGAAGATTTACAATTGGCATTCAACCAAAATAAAGTGGCATACACTAATTATCAGAACTTCAGTCCTTCATATAGGAAAGGCTATCTCTATTGGTTAAATCATGCTAAACGAGAGGAAACAAGGAATGCCAGAATTGTAGAGATAATCAAACTTTGTGAACAAAACTTGAAGGCAAGACCATAA
- a CDS encoding IS3 family transposase (programmed frameshift) translates to MKDTTTRPIKRTQKDYNMAFKLAVVSRVEQGEMTYKQAQTVYGIQGRSTVLVWLRKYGNLDWSKPNLLFMSKSKETPAQIIKRLEKELADEKLRNKILNTMIDISDSQYGTQIRKKFFSQTIFRLREGAGISLSKSCRLFGISRQAIYQEQKRILDRESELLKVKHLVLSLRLEMPRIGTRKLYYLLSKQFDQQGVKIGRDALFGYLRREKLLVKPMKSYTKITHSKHWLHKYENLLKECEIKRPEQVYVSDITYVKSSRKTHYLSLVTDAYSRKIMEYKLSDDMSSENVVQALKMAIQNRKSTLPLIHHSDRGLQYCSKIYQEVLAKNGITLSMTDGYDCYQNALAERINGILKNEFLFYKCKDGQTLGKLIKTAIETYNAKRPHLSLMMKTPNFIHEKTSQVNLTG, encoded by the exons ATGAAAGACACAACAACAAGGCCAATTAAGCGTACTCAAAAGGATTATAATATGGCTTTTAAATTAGCTGTAGTTTCCCGAGTTGAACAAGGCGAAATGACCTATAAACAGGCTCAAACTGTTTACGGTATCCAAGGCAGAAGTACTGTTTTGGTTTGGCTGCGAAAATATGGTAACTTAGACTGGAGTAAACCAAATCTGTTATTTATGTCTAAATCTAAAGAAACCCCGGCTCAGATTATTAAACGATTAGAGAAAGAACTGGCAGATGAGAAGCTTCGAAATAAGATCCTCAATACGATGATCGACATTTCTGATAGTCAGTACGGAACCCAGATCCGAAAAAAGT TTTTCTCCCAAACCATCTTCCGACTCCGGGAAGGAGCAGGAATAAGTTTGTCCAAAAGTTGCCGATTGTTTGGGATAAGTAGGCAAGCTATATATCAGGAACAAAAAAGAATCCTCGATCGGGAATCTGAGTTACTCAAAGTAAAGCATCTGGTTCTTTCTTTGCGATTGGAAATGCCACGTATAGGGACACGTAAACTATATTACCTACTTTCGAAGCAATTTGATCAACAGGGTGTAAAGATAGGTCGTGATGCCTTATTTGGTTATCTAAGAAGGGAGAAGTTACTTGTTAAACCAATGAAGAGTTACACTAAAATTACACATTCTAAACATTGGCTACACAAGTACGAAAATCTTTTGAAAGAGTGTGAGATTAAACGTCCTGAACAGGTATATGTAAGTGATATCACTTATGTCAAATCATCCCGGAAAACCCATTATCTGTCTTTAGTTACTGATGCTTATAGCAGAAAAATAATGGAGTATAAACTGAGTGATGATATGAGTTCTGAAAATGTGGTACAGGCATTAAAAATGGCTATACAGAATAGAAAATCAACATTACCACTGATACATCACTCCGATAGAGGATTACAATATTGTTCTAAAATTTATCAGGAAGTATTAGCTAAAAACGGTATTACGCTCTCTATGACTGACGGATATGATTGCTATCAAAATGCTTTAGCTGAAAGAATAAATGGAATTTTAAAAAACGAATTCTTGTTTTATAAATGCAAAGATGGTCAGACTTTAGGAAAGCTTATAAAAACAGCGATAGAAACGTATAATGCTAAAAGACCTCATTTGAGTTTAATGATGAAAACGCCTAATTTTATACATGAAAAAACCAGCCAGGTAAACCTGACTGGTTAA
- a CDS encoding DUF6624 domain-containing protein translates to MRKIFLPLVFLLTAMTVSGQNARNEALIKELVGIRDSDQLERGQMEFVQDKYGGNSAEMKALLTNMRKSDSINLIKVSRILDSYGWLGADEVGEEGNSTLFLVIQHADLEAQEKYLPLMRKAVKKKKAKGSSLALLEDRVALRQGRKQIYGSQVGWDMKTNEYYMLPLENPDKVDRRRAKVGLPPLADYIAHWNMKWDPEQYKKDLPAIEAKYRKR, encoded by the coding sequence ATGAGAAAAATATTTTTGCCTTTAGTTTTCCTGCTTACTGCGATGACAGTTTCGGGACAAAACGCCCGCAATGAAGCGCTGATAAAGGAACTCGTGGGTATCAGGGATAGCGATCAGCTGGAAAGGGGACAAATGGAATTTGTTCAGGATAAATATGGCGGAAATTCTGCCGAGATGAAAGCATTGTTGACCAATATGCGCAAAAGCGATTCCATAAACCTGATCAAAGTAAGCCGTATTTTGGATAGCTACGGCTGGCTGGGTGCCGATGAGGTAGGAGAAGAGGGGAACAGTACCTTGTTCCTCGTGATTCAGCATGCCGATCTGGAAGCTCAGGAAAAATACTTACCGCTGATGCGAAAGGCAGTAAAAAAGAAAAAAGCAAAAGGAAGCAGCCTGGCACTGCTGGAAGACCGCGTGGCCTTGCGGCAGGGACGAAAACAGATTTACGGCTCACAGGTGGGTTGGGATATGAAAACAAATGAATACTATATGCTGCCGCTTGAAAATCCGGATAAAGTAGACCGGAGAAGAGCGAAAGTAGGACTTCCGCCGTTGGCAGATTATATTGCCCACTGGAATATGAAATGGGATCCGGAACAATATAAAAAAGACTTACCGGCTATAGAAGCAAAATACCGGAAGCGGTAA
- a CDS encoding YifB family Mg chelatase-like AAA ATPase: MLVKVFGSAVFGVDATTIIIEVNIDKGIGYHLVGLPDNAIKESSYRIAAALKNNGYQLPGKKITINMAPADLRKEGSAYDLPIAIGILAASGQIKPDNIDQYMIMGELSLDGSLQPIRGALSIAIKAKEEGFKGFFLPKQNVKEAAVVSGIDIYGVENVMEVLDFFEGKSTILPETINIEDEFYKPLDYPEFDFAEVRGQESIKRSMEIAAAGGHNIILIGPPGSGKTMLAKRLPGILPPMTMKEALETTKIHSVAGKIKEAGLISLRPFRSPHHSSSAVSLVGGGSYPQPGEISLAHNGVLFLDELPEFKREVLEVMRQPLEDREVTISRAKFTITYPSSFMLVASMNPSPGGYFNDPDAPVTTSAAEIQRYLSKISGPLLDRIDIHVEVAPVPFEKLADSTNAESSISIRKRVTAARKIQSERFRDSESIHYNAQMTTRQIREYCVLDDSSLSLLKAAMERLNLSARAYDRILKVARTIADLAASEQLTSVHISEAIQYRSLDREGWLG, translated from the coding sequence ATGTTAGTAAAAGTTTTTGGAAGCGCCGTTTTTGGCGTAGACGCCACGACCATTATTATTGAAGTCAATATCGACAAAGGCATTGGTTACCACCTGGTAGGACTGCCGGACAATGCCATAAAAGAAAGCAGTTACCGGATTGCCGCTGCTTTAAAAAACAACGGCTACCAGCTTCCCGGAAAGAAAATCACCATTAATATGGCGCCAGCCGATTTGCGTAAGGAAGGCTCAGCTTACGACCTGCCGATAGCGATTGGTATCTTAGCGGCTTCCGGTCAGATAAAACCGGATAATATCGATCAGTATATGATTATGGGGGAACTCTCCCTGGACGGAAGCTTACAGCCCATCCGGGGCGCTTTATCCATTGCAATCAAAGCAAAGGAAGAAGGATTTAAAGGATTCTTCCTGCCAAAACAGAATGTAAAAGAAGCGGCTGTGGTGAGCGGAATCGATATTTACGGTGTGGAAAATGTCATGGAAGTGCTGGATTTCTTTGAAGGTAAAAGCACCATACTCCCGGAAACGATCAATATAGAAGACGAATTTTATAAACCGCTGGACTATCCCGAATTTGATTTTGCAGAAGTGCGGGGGCAGGAAAGCATTAAAAGAAGCATGGAAATTGCGGCTGCCGGCGGACACAATATTATACTGATCGGACCGCCCGGTTCCGGTAAGACGATGCTCGCCAAACGACTGCCCGGCATATTGCCGCCAATGACAATGAAGGAAGCCCTGGAAACGACTAAAATCCACAGTGTGGCAGGTAAGATAAAAGAAGCCGGATTAATCAGCCTGAGACCTTTCCGAAGTCCGCATCACTCTTCTTCTGCCGTTTCGTTAGTAGGCGGCGGGAGTTATCCGCAGCCCGGTGAAATTTCACTGGCTCATAACGGGGTATTGTTTTTAGATGAATTACCCGAATTTAAACGGGAAGTACTGGAAGTCATGCGGCAGCCACTGGAAGATAGGGAAGTCACGATTTCAAGAGCAAAATTTACAATTACTTATCCGTCATCCTTTATGTTGGTAGCCAGTATGAATCCCAGTCCCGGAGGCTATTTTAACGATCCGGATGCACCGGTAACAACTTCGGCAGCCGAAATACAGCGCTATTTAAGCAAAATATCCGGACCGTTACTGGACCGGATCGATATACATGTGGAAGTTGCTCCGGTTCCTTTTGAAAAGCTTGCCGATTCGACTAATGCCGAAAGCAGTATCAGCATCCGGAAACGGGTTACAGCAGCCAGAAAAATCCAGTCGGAAAGATTCCGGGATTCGGAAAGTATCCATTATAATGCACAGATGACGACCCGGCAGATCCGCGAATATTGCGTTTTAGACGATAGCTCATTAAGTCTTTTAAAAGCAGCAATGGAACGTCTAAACCTGTCGGCACGTGCCTATGACAGGATTTTAAAAGTTGCCCGGACCATTGCCGACTTAGCGGCTTCGGAACAGCTTACATCTGTTCATATTTCCGAGGCGATTCAATACCGCAGCCTGGACCGGGAAGGATGGCTGGGATAA
- a CDS encoding PH domain-containing protein, with protein MGLFNAIMGNASEVSTEKIAKEFDPILIQGEHIEKAFKVIRDMFVFTNKRLILVDKQGLTGSKVDYQSIPYTSIKKFSKESAGLMDLDADLKIWITGEAAPIKKQFGKDNNINEVYQILSQHILK; from the coding sequence ATGGGATTATTTAACGCCATTATGGGCAACGCTTCGGAAGTAAGCACAGAGAAAATAGCAAAAGAGTTCGACCCGATCTTAATTCAGGGGGAACATATCGAAAAGGCTTTTAAAGTGATCAGAGATATGTTTGTATTCACGAACAAACGTCTTATCCTGGTTGATAAACAAGGTTTAACAGGATCAAAAGTAGATTATCAGTCCATCCCGTATACCAGCATTAAAAAGTTTTCTAAAGAAAGTGCCGGATTAATGGATCTGGATGCCGATTTAAAAATCTGGATTACCGGTGAAGCGGCTCCGATTAAAAAGCAATTCGGTAAAGACAACAATATCAATGAAGTTTACCAAATATTAAGTCAGCATATATTAAAATAA
- the tilS gene encoding tRNA lysidine(34) synthetase TilS, which produces MLPKLQKIITTDFPFLQEKKLLLAVSGGVDSIVMIRLFHKLNYQLAVAHCNFGLRGAESDGDEAFVMETCQALDIPLFTTRFDTTGYAEQHKLSIQLAARQLRYDWFHTLLENEGYDYLLTAHHADDAIETFLINLTRGTGLEGLTGIPKQNDKIIRPLLAFSRKEIEEYAREHQISWREDSSNASDKYQRNRLRHQLVPVLKELNPNFLNSFQETLQHLQQAETLMKDAAAQMYKLIVTEKEEQKLISIEKLKLLSDYNAYLYQWLKPFGFTAWNDIYDLVEAQSGKQVFSAGYRLLKDREFLILEKQKKTENRTYEIAENQEIKPDDFSIVMASVTNVTDNEDSRVIFVDKDKLKLPLVLRKWEEGDYFYPSGMNGRKKLSKYFKDEKFSLIDKEKCWLLCSDNQIVWVVGKRSDRRFKVEPITKTIIKIELRLW; this is translated from the coding sequence ATGCTGCCAAAACTCCAAAAAATCATTACAACCGATTTTCCTTTTCTGCAGGAAAAGAAATTGCTGCTTGCGGTAAGTGGAGGAGTAGACAGCATCGTTATGATCCGGTTATTTCATAAGCTTAATTACCAGCTTGCCGTGGCTCATTGCAATTTCGGACTGAGAGGAGCGGAAAGTGATGGGGATGAAGCTTTTGTCATGGAAACTTGCCAGGCGCTGGATATACCGCTTTTTACGACGCGTTTTGATACGACCGGATATGCAGAGCAGCATAAATTATCGATTCAGCTGGCCGCGCGCCAGTTGCGTTACGACTGGTTCCATACGCTATTGGAAAACGAAGGCTATGATTACCTGCTCACAGCGCACCATGCAGATGACGCCATCGAAACGTTTTTGATCAACCTGACCCGTGGAACCGGATTGGAAGGACTAACCGGAATTCCGAAACAAAACGATAAAATCATAAGACCTTTATTGGCGTTCAGCCGGAAAGAAATTGAAGAATATGCCCGGGAACATCAGATTTCGTGGAGAGAAGACAGCAGTAATGCATCCGACAAATACCAGCGAAACCGCCTGCGCCATCAGCTTGTTCCGGTACTGAAAGAACTCAACCCGAATTTCCTGAACAGCTTTCAGGAAACATTACAGCATTTGCAGCAGGCAGAAACCCTGATGAAAGATGCCGCTGCGCAGATGTACAAACTGATCGTAACCGAAAAAGAAGAACAAAAGCTCATTTCGATAGAAAAATTAAAACTGTTATCAGACTATAATGCGTATCTGTATCAGTGGTTAAAACCATTCGGATTTACCGCCTGGAATGATATTTACGATTTAGTGGAAGCACAATCCGGGAAACAGGTGTTTTCTGCCGGTTACCGCCTGCTGAAAGACCGTGAATTTTTAATCCTGGAAAAACAGAAAAAAACAGAAAACCGCACCTATGAAATTGCGGAAAATCAGGAAATAAAACCCGATGATTTTAGTATCGTCATGGCGTCCGTAACAAATGTTACAGATAACGAAGACAGCAGGGTTATCTTTGTTGATAAAGATAAGTTAAAATTACCCTTAGTTTTGCGTAAATGGGAAGAAGGTGATTATTTTTACCCTTCTGGAATGAATGGCCGGAAAAAACTGAGTAAATACTTTAAAGACGAAAAATTTTCGTTAATAGATAAAGAAAAATGCTGGCTTTTATGTTCAGACAATCAGATTGTATGGGTTGTCGGAAAACGTTCAGACCGCAGATTTAAAGTAGAACCAATAACCAAAACCATTATAAAAATTGAATTACGCTTATGGTAA